One window of Camelina sativa cultivar DH55 chromosome 4, Cs, whole genome shotgun sequence genomic DNA carries:
- the LOC104781724 gene encoding uncharacterized protein LOC104781724 isoform X1: MEESVRKPRKKKMKEAEDRLTQSIKYYQKTVSEGIGKEFRKAQKAERRATNDEDRARATALVEQYREPVAEVERYILTARAEKLSLIRLKNTKRLLKDLKNSDSAKTSYYRGYRATALLEQYREPAEEVRRYILTARAENTKRLLKDLKISDSAKTTYYSCSWCC; this comes from the exons ATGGAAGAGTCCGTGAGgaaaccaaggaaaaaaaaaatgaaagaagctGAGGATAGGTTAACACag AGTATAAAATACTACCAAAAAACAGTAAGTGAGGGTATTGGAAAAGAATTCCGCAAAGCACAAAAAGCAGAAAGAAGGGCGACTAACGATGAGGATAGAGCAAGAGCAACAGCTTTAGTTGAACAATATCGCGAACCAGTGGCAGAGGTCGAGCGTTACATCTTGACTGCAAGAGCAGAG aAGCTTTCCTTAATCCGTTTAAAGAACACCAAACGTCTGCTCAAAGATTTGAAGAACTCCGACTCTGCCAAGACTTCGTACTACAGAGGATATAGAGCAACAGCTTTACTAGAACAATATCGCGAACCAGCGGAAGAGGTCCGACGTTACATCTTGACTGCAAGAGCAGAG AACACCAAACGTCTGCTCAAAGATTTGAAGATCTCTGACTCTGCCAAGACTACTTACTACAGTTGCTCCTGGTGCTGCTG a
- the LOC104781727 gene encoding PLASMODESMATA CALLOSE-BINDING PROTEIN 5-like isoform X3, whose translation MTVSCFSLVAATAAMLMVVATAQIGGQVLQVELWCVAKNNAEDSSLQTAIEWACGQGGADCGPIQQGGPCNDPTDVQKMASFVFNNYYLKNGEADEACNFNNNAALTSLNPSQGTCKYPSSKGGVNNGRVADDSSMADMSRGGRPVSWSWILTFICFGSLLTMTRIIHHL comes from the exons ATGACTGTCTCTTGCTTCTCTTTAGTCGCTGCGACGGCGGCGATGTTAATGGTGGTTGCGACTGCGCAGATCGGAGGTCAAGTGTTGCAAGTGGAGTTATGGTGCGTAGCGAAGAACAACGCGGAAGATTCTTCACTACAGACTGCGATTGAGTGGGCTTGTGGTCAAGGCGGTGCCGATTGTGGTCCGATTCAGCAAGGTGGACCTTGTAACGACCCGACGGATGTTCAGAAAATGGCGTCGTTCGTTTTCAATAATTACTATCTGAAGAACGGTGAGGCTGATGAGGCTTGCAATTTCAACAATAACGCTGCTCTTACTTCACTCAATCCCA gTCAGGGAACTTGCAAATACCCTTCGAG TAAGGGAGGAGTGAACAATGGTCGAGTAGCGGATGACTCTTCGATGGCAGATATGAGCCGAGGTGGCAGACCGGTTTCCTGGAGTTGGATCTTGACCTTCATCTGTTTCGGCAGCTTATTGACGATGACACGAATCATTCATCATCTTTAG
- the LOC104781724 gene encoding uncharacterized protein LOC104781724 isoform X2 has translation MKEAEDRLTQSIKYYQKTVSEGIGKEFRKAQKAERRATNDEDRARATALVEQYREPVAEVERYILTARAEKLSLIRLKNTKRLLKDLKNSDSAKTSYYRGYRATALLEQYREPAEEVRRYILTARAENTKRLLKDLKISDSAKTTYYSCSWCC, from the exons atgaaagaagctGAGGATAGGTTAACACag AGTATAAAATACTACCAAAAAACAGTAAGTGAGGGTATTGGAAAAGAATTCCGCAAAGCACAAAAAGCAGAAAGAAGGGCGACTAACGATGAGGATAGAGCAAGAGCAACAGCTTTAGTTGAACAATATCGCGAACCAGTGGCAGAGGTCGAGCGTTACATCTTGACTGCAAGAGCAGAG aAGCTTTCCTTAATCCGTTTAAAGAACACCAAACGTCTGCTCAAAGATTTGAAGAACTCCGACTCTGCCAAGACTTCGTACTACAGAGGATATAGAGCAACAGCTTTACTAGAACAATATCGCGAACCAGCGGAAGAGGTCCGACGTTACATCTTGACTGCAAGAGCAGAG AACACCAAACGTCTGCTCAAAGATTTGAAGATCTCTGACTCTGCCAAGACTACTTACTACAGTTGCTCCTGGTGCTGCTG a
- the LOC104781728 gene encoding basic leucine zipper 61-like, with protein sequence MAQLPPKIPTMTTPNWPDFSSQKLPSIAATAAAAATAGPQQQNPSWMDEFLDFSATRRGTHRRSISDSIAFLEPPSSGVGNHHFDRFDDEQFMSMFNDDVHNNHNHHHHNSNNLNGNVGATRSSSNTSTPSDHNSLSDDDNKEAPPSDHDHHMDNNITNQNNAAGNNYNESDEVQSQCKTEPQDGPSANQNSGGSSGNRIHDPKRVKRILANRQSAQRSRVRKLQYISELERSVTSLQTEVSVLSPRVAFLDHQRLLLNVDNSAIKQRIAALAQDKIFKDAHQEALKREIERLRQVYHQQSIKKMENNVSDQSPADIKPSVEKEQLLNV encoded by the exons ATGGCACAACTCCCTCCAAAAATCCCAACCATGACGACGCCAAATTGGCCTGACTTCTCCTCCCAGAAACTACCTTCCATCGCCGCAACCGCAGCAGCCGCAGCAACAGCCGGACCACAGCAACAAAACCCTTCGTGGATGGATGAGTTTCTCGACTTCTCAGCGACTCGCCGTGGTACACACCGTCGTTCAATCAGCGACTCCATCGCTTTCCTCGAACCACCTTCCTCCGGCGTCGGGAACCACCACTTCGACAGGTTCGACGACGAGCAATTCATGTCCATGTTCAACGACGACGTACACAACAACCACAATCATCACCATCACAACAGCAACAACCTCAACGGCAATGTGGGTGCTACACGTTCCTCCTCCAACACCTCTACGCCGTCAGACCACAATAGCCTAAGCGACGATGATAACAAAGAAGCACCACCGTCCGATCATGATCATCACATGGACAATAACATAACCAACCAAAACAACGCCGCCGGAAACAATTACAACGAATCAGACGAGGTCCAAAGCCAGTGCAAGACGGAGCCACAGGATGGTCCGTCGGCGAATCAAAACTCCGGTGGAAGCTCCGGTAATCGGATTCACGATCCTAAAAGGGTAAAAAG AATTTTAGCAAATAGGCAATCAGCACAGAGGTCAAGGGTGAGGAAACTGCAATACATATCAGAGCTTGAACGAAGCGTTACTTCATTGCAG ACTGAAGTGTCAGTGTTATCGCCAAGAGTTGCGTTTTTGGATCACCAGCGATTGCTTCTCAACGTCGACAATAGCGCTATCAAACAACGAATTGCAGCTTTAGCCCAAGATAAGATTTTCAAAGACG CTCATCAAGAAGCTTtgaagagagaaatagagagactTCGACAAGTATATCATCAACAAAGCatcaagaagatggagaatAATGTTTCCGATCAATCTCCGGCCGATATCAAACCGTCCGTTGAGAAAGAACAGCTCCTCAATGTCTAA
- the LOC104781723 gene encoding dirigent protein 17-like → MENTGSIKQEAPPSLPPGIFEIPGEPAVVINGVPDEPQTDCMVAKDEPISSSSSSGTVGSGEWLEGRQVRKFFLGHYYSGVVTKFDKQSGWYRVEYEDGDSEDLDWSELEEVLVPLDVIVPLRSISLQIIKNRHMQAQSYGYAPQR, encoded by the coding sequence atggagaacACTGGGAGCATTAAGCAAGAAGCACCACCGTCTCTTCCTCCAGGGATCTTCGAGATACCGGGAGAGCCTGCTGTTGTTATCAATGGTGTACCTGATGAACCTCAAACAGATTGTATGGTTGCCAAAGACGAAccaatctcatcatcatcatcaagtggCACTGTAGGAAGCGGCGAATGGCTCGAGGGTAGACAAGTTCGCAAGTTTTTCTTGGGTCACTACTATTCTGGTGTGGTGACAAAGTTCGACAAACAATCTGGTTGGTATAGAGTTGAGTATGAAGATGGGGATTCTGAAGATCTTGACTGGTCTGAGCTTGAAGAAGTACTTGTACCTTTGGATGTTATTGTCCCTTTGAGGTCAATCTCGTTGCAGATCATCAAGAATCGACATATGCAGGCCCAGTCTTATGGATACGCGCCACAGCGCTAG
- the LOC104781722 gene encoding dirigent protein 21-like — MASLLLSLFSTLLLAATITECEAYSKTVKAPYPGPKPEKLTHLHFYFHVIDSGNKPTDVLVATGPTTNSSATNFGLVAIDDDPLTMGPDITSDEIGRAQGMYASTDQNKFGLLMAFNFVFTKGEFSGSTISMYGRNAILSKVREMPIIGGTGAFRFGRGYAQAKTFVYNTTSGNAVVVYNVYVWH, encoded by the coding sequence ATGGCtagccttcttctttctctgttctcaACTCTTCTTCTGGCAGCCACCATTACAGAATGCGAAGCTTACTCAAAAACAGTGAAGGCACCATATCCAGGACCTAAACCAGAGAAGCTAACTCACCTCCACTTCTACTTCCACGTCATTGACTCCGGAAACAAACCAACTGATGTGCTCGTCGCTACAGGTCCCACAACAAACTCCTCTGCAACCAACTTTGGTTTGGTTGCAATCGATGACGATCCATTGACGATGGGACCTGACATAACCTCAGATGAAATTGGGAGAGCTCAAGGGATGTATGCATCGACTGACCAGAACAAGTTTGGTTTGCTTATGGcttttaactttgttttcacAAAGGGTGAATTTTCCGGGAGCACCATCTCTATGTATGGCCGGAATGCGATCTTGTCGAAGGTGAGAGAGATGCCAATCATCGGAGGTACAGGAGCTTTCAGGTTCGGAAGAGGATATGCACAGGCCAAGACTTTTGTGTACAATACTACCAGCGGAAATGCTGTGGTCGTGTATAATGTCTATGTTTGGCATTAA
- the LOC104781727 gene encoding PLASMODESMATA CALLOSE-BINDING PROTEIN 5-like isoform X1 has translation MTVSCFSLVAATAAMLMVVATAQIGGQVLQVELWCVAKNNAEDSSLQTAIEWACGQGGADCGPIQQGGPCNDPTDVQKMASFVFNNYYLKNGEADEACNFNNNAALTSLNPSQGTCKYPSSKGGVNNGRVADDSSMADMSRGGRPVSWSWILTFICFGSLLTMTRIIHHL, from the exons ATGACTGTCTCTTGCTTCTCTTTAGTCGCTGCGACGGCGGCGATGTTAATG GTGGTTGCGACTGCGCAGATCGGAGGTCAAGTGTTGCAAGTGGAGTTATGGTGCGTAGCGAAGAACAACGCGGAAGATTCTTCACTACAGACTGCGATTGAGTGGGCTTGTGGTCAAGGCGGTGCCGATTGTGGTCCGATTCAGCAAGGTGGACCTTGTAACGACCCGACGGATGTTCAGAAAATGGCGTCGTTCGTTTTCAATAATTACTATCTGAAGAACGGTGAGGCTGATGAGGCTTGCAATTTCAACAATAACGCTGCTCTTACTTCACTCAATCCCA gTCAGGGAACTTGCAAATACCCTTCGAG TAAGGGAGGAGTGAACAATGGTCGAGTAGCGGATGACTCTTCGATGGCAGATATGAGCCGAGGTGGCAGACCGGTTTCCTGGAGTTGGATCTTGACCTTCATCTGTTTCGGCAGCTTATTGACGATGACACGAATCATTCATCATCTTTAG
- the LOC104781726 gene encoding uncharacterized protein LOC104781726, which produces MASSPSDPDALSGNPSLIEKPSLVVVGEQGSVSLENANPVADKALNLESTQDEETQKSLQDPEESEARDQQLEASIEESRNEEDDMDAPLAVNNRRGGGPPKRKKVNQKKRKQQERAKDKFQVLLKTLKPIAFVPCKTLDFARHEKLLKLLGLWDFVHLEFDQNIRQDLVANLVAYYNSEGRCSYVNGLRINVSRPDLARALKLPKKKELDITEEERQLLESDESVRFVDEFLSTWVLLQRDDMWIMPVEVVDWTRDIKQKHLEKLDWSKLLWLMVEKELKAEPLLGDCFFASHLQLLIKTQKEDLLRETPEVDEDDDDDDDVKEVDFLVKSPKEDCLEVKEEHVGAPGLGRDDGATESKEDKYVDEHMIELNLGQDAVSEMVSEEERGPVEGQPMDVEENKKEVDERWAWNEDTHAGSHFLRRCNLSSAREEDEEDHIEGSMEMGEDEPIEDVGEEEAEEDKEKHDGGFPFFPNGVSLHGVGQENLMLGDASPLGYNSGLQIHGNSIGGDFLGSRVDMHMAMGSGSSSLFGNGNNRREVEHENDITYHSHNPGNKRLRTEEPSWDDKPPSGEVMFDQMAYWMEKARLSFAEKEREREQSVMHQQYLMNELQSKAAMIQELERTKFEEQQRKDMMIYKLESELRMMTSVVEGYRKALKVTKKASREHRKHCPLRDDTPVYKDVKGSGGLVLSTTEIEKLRLKQEEEDRITRALAKRQIEEFESRWLKIFEELRETVESQNEKLIEIENEAKILRETVSESKKNETSEVGAATEETVSDCKNHETAEVAAATEET; this is translated from the coding sequence ATGGCTTCTTCTCCGTCAGATCCAGATGCTCTTTCTGGGAACCCTAGTTTAATTGAGAAACCGAGTTTAGTAGTAGTAGGTGAGCAAGGAAGTGTTTCGTTGGAGAATGCGAATCCCGTCGCCGACAAAGCCCTAAATCTAGAATCAACACAGGACGAAGAAACGCAGAAGAGTTTGCAGGATCCGGAGGAGTCCGAAGCGAGGGATCAGCAATTAGAAGCGTCGATTGAGGAAAGCAGGAACGAAGAAGACGATATGGACGCGCCGCTTGCCGTAAATAACCGCCGCGGAGGTGGGCCGCCGAAGCGGAAGAAAGTGAATCAGAAGAAACGAAAACAGCAGGAGAGGGCCAAGGATAAGTTTCAGGTACTTTTGAAAACTTTGAAGCCGATTGCTTTCGTGCCATgtaaaaccctagattttgcTCGGCACGAGAAGCTATTGAAGTTGTTAGGTCTGTGGGattttgtgcatttggagtttGATCAAAACATCCGTCAAGATCTAGTGGCGAACCTTGTCGCGTATTATAACTCAGAGGGTAGATGCAGCTATGTGAACGGGCTAAGGATTAATGTCAGCCGTCCTGATTTGGCTCGTGCCTTGAAATTGCCTAAGAAGAAAGAGCTTGATATCACGGAGGAGGAGAGACAACTTCTGGAAAGTGATGAATCAGTAAGGTTTGTTGATGAGTTTCTTTCAACTTGGGTTCTACTGCAGAGAGATGATATGTGGATTATGCCTGTAGAGGTTGTTGATTGGACTAGGGATATAAAGCAAAAGCATTTGGAAAAGTTAGATTGGTCTAAATTGCTCTGGTTAATGGTTGAGAAAGAACTGAAAGCTGAGCCTCTACTCGGCGattgtttttttgcttctcaTCTCCAGCTGTTGATCAAAACACAGAAAGAAGATTTACTAAGGGAAACGCCTGAGGTGGATGaggatgatgacgatgatgatgatgtaaagGAGGTTGATTTTTTGGTGAAATCGCCGAAAGAAGATTGTTTGGAGGTTAAGGAGGAACATGTTGGTGCTCCAGGGTTAGGAAGGGATGATGGTGCCACCGAGTCAAAAGAAGACAAGTATGTGGACGAACATATGATCGAATTGAATCTCGGGCAAGATGCTGTGTCAGAAATGGTGTCTGAGGAGGAGAGAGGTCCTGTTGAAGGACAGCCAATGGATGTTGAGGAGAATAAGAAAGAAGTGGATGAAAGGTGGGCATGGAATGAAGACACTCATGCTGGTTCTCATTTCCTTCGCCGTTGCAATCTTAGTAGTGCTAGggaggaagacgaagaggatCATATCGAAGGATCCATGGAAATGGGTGAAGATGAACCAATTGAAGATGTTGGCGAAGAGGAAGCTgaggaagataaagaaaagCATGATGggggttttcctttttttccaaaTGGTGTTTCCCTTCATGGAGTTGGCCAAGAGAACCTCATGTTGGGAGATGCATCTCCATTAGGTTATAACTCCGGGTTACAAATTCATGGCAATTCGATTGGTGGTGATTTCCTTGGTTCTAGGGTTGACATGCATATGGCTATGGGTTCAGGTAGTTCTTCTCTGTTTGGGAACGGCAACAACAGGAGGGAGGTTGAACATGAGAACGATATTACTTATCACTCTCATAACCCCGGCAATAAGAGGTTGAGGACCGAAGAACCCTCTTGGGATGATAAACCACCCTCAGGTGAGGTGATGTTTGATCAGATGGCATATTGGATGGAAAAAGCTAGGTTGTCATTTgctgaaaaagagagagagcgtGAACAATCTGTTATGCACCAGCAGTATCTGATGAATGAACTTCAAAGCAAGGCAGCTATGATTCAGGAATTGGAAAGAACCAAGTTTGAGGAGCAACAGAGGAAAGATATGATGATCTACAAGCTTGAGAGTGAGCTTCGTATGATGACAAGTGTAGTAGAGGGTTATCGAAAGGCTttgaaagtaacaaaaaagGCATCAAGAGAGCACAGAAAACATTGCCCTTTGCGCGATGATACACCGGTCTACAAGGATGTCAAAGGTTCGGGAGGTTTGGTGTTGAGCACTACTGAAATTGAAAAGCTGAGATTGaagcaagaagaggaagacagGATAACACGAGCTCTAGCAAAGAGACAGATTGAGGAGTTTGAAAGTCGCTGgcttaaaatatttgaagaacTCAGGGAAACAGTAGAATCGCAAAACGAGAAACTCATCGAGATTGAAAATGAAGCGAAGATTTTGAGAGAAACAGTTTCTGAAAGCAAGAAGAATGAGACATCTGAAGTGGGTGCTGCTACAGAAGAAACAGTTTCGGATTGCAAGAATCATGAGACAGCTGAAGTGGCTGCTGCTACAGAAGAAACTTAA